One region of Anaeromyxobacter paludicola genomic DNA includes:
- a CDS encoding D-sedoheptulose-7-phosphate isomerase — translation MSTTAQVRQELEESIAVKRAWSDALCAAVAQAAERAAAALRAGKKLVFFGNGGSAADAQHLAAEFLGRYRRERAPLRAIALHTNTSAVTAIANDYGYDQVFVRQVEAWVEPGDVVFGISTSGDSEGVVSALARARTLGAFAVALTGEGGGRCASACDLLLAVPSRATPRIQESHITLGHILCGLVESSLSERAGA, via the coding sequence ATGAGCACGACTGCGCAGGTCCGCCAGGAGCTCGAGGAAAGCATCGCGGTGAAGCGCGCGTGGAGCGACGCCCTGTGTGCCGCGGTGGCGCAGGCGGCGGAGCGGGCGGCGGCGGCCCTGCGCGCCGGCAAGAAGCTGGTCTTCTTCGGCAACGGCGGCTCCGCGGCCGACGCCCAGCACCTCGCGGCGGAGTTCCTGGGCCGCTACCGGCGCGAGCGCGCGCCGCTCCGAGCCATCGCCCTCCACACCAACACCTCCGCCGTGACCGCCATCGCGAACGACTACGGCTACGATCAGGTCTTCGTCCGCCAGGTCGAGGCCTGGGTCGAGCCGGGCGACGTGGTCTTCGGGATCTCGACCAGCGGCGACTCCGAAGGCGTCGTGAGCGCGCTCGCGCGGGCCCGGACGCTGGGGGCGTTCGCCGTCGCGCTCACGGGCGAGGGCGGGGGCCGCTGCGCCTCCGCCTGCGACCTGCTCCTCGCCGTGCCTTCCCGGGCGACCCCGCGGATCCAGGAGAGCCACATCACCCTCGGTCACATCCTCTGCGGCCTCGTCGAGTCCTCGCTTTCGGAGCGCGCCGGCGCGTGA
- a CDS encoding acetaldehyde dehydrogenase (acetylating), with the protein MSNAPRKLKVAILGTGNIGTDLLVKVLRSDWLECTAFVGRSASSPGISKAMSLGVPVSSESIGYIEANPDCCDLVFDATSAADHVRHAPVFERLGKIAVDLTPAKLGVLAVPAVNLEEALGHKNVNMITCGGQASIPIAWALGRTHADIDYIEVVSSIASRSAGPATRRNLDEYIHTTETGIRRFSGCRRAKAILNLNPAEPCINMQTTVLAKVAKPDVEGFTAFLRDVAAQIRRYVPGYEVIVGPLLENGRIVTMVRVRGLGDYLPAYAGNLDIINCAALAMAEEYARNWDRLGHGARG; encoded by the coding sequence ATGAGCAACGCCCCCCGGAAGCTCAAGGTCGCCATCCTCGGCACCGGCAACATCGGCACCGATCTCCTCGTGAAGGTGCTCCGCTCCGACTGGCTCGAGTGCACCGCCTTCGTCGGCCGGAGCGCCTCCTCCCCCGGCATCAGCAAGGCCATGAGCCTCGGCGTCCCGGTCTCGAGCGAGAGCATCGGCTACATCGAGGCCAACCCCGACTGCTGCGACCTGGTCTTCGACGCCACCTCGGCGGCCGACCACGTGCGGCACGCCCCGGTGTTCGAGCGGCTCGGGAAGATCGCGGTCGATCTCACGCCCGCCAAGCTGGGCGTCCTCGCGGTCCCGGCGGTGAACCTCGAGGAGGCGCTCGGCCACAAGAACGTCAACATGATCACCTGCGGCGGCCAGGCGTCCATCCCCATCGCCTGGGCGCTCGGCCGCACCCACGCCGACATCGACTACATCGAGGTGGTCTCGAGCATCGCCTCGCGCAGCGCCGGCCCGGCGACGCGGCGCAACCTCGACGAGTACATCCACACCACCGAGACCGGCATCCGCCGCTTCTCGGGCTGCCGCCGCGCCAAGGCCATCCTCAACCTCAACCCGGCCGAGCCCTGCATCAACATGCAGACCACCGTGCTCGCCAAGGTGGCGAAGCCGGACGTGGAGGGCTTCACCGCCTTCCTGCGCGACGTGGCGGCCCAGATCCGGCGCTACGTGCCGGGGTACGAGGTCATCGTCGGCCCGCTCCTCGAGAACGGGCGCATCGTGACCATGGTGCGCGTGCGCGGGCTCGGCGACTACCTGCCCGCCTACGCCGGCAACCTCGACATCATCAACTGCGCCGCGCTCGCCATGGCCGAGGAGTACGCGCGCAACTGGGACCGGCTCGGTCACGGGGCCCGGGGGTAA
- the rfbH gene encoding lipopolysaccharide biosynthesis protein RfbH yields the protein MSDLTKPGSTERQRALTSEILERVRELAQLRLESEPPFVAGETPVRYAGRVYDAAEMVNLVDSALEFWLTAGRYAKRLEADLAAFYGLRSASLVNSGSSANLLAFSALTSPEWKERRIRPGDEVITVAAGFPTTVAPILQYGAVPVFVDVSLPTYNVDVSRLEDARSPRTKAVFLAHTLGNPFDLEAVTAFCKKHGLWLVEDNCDANGSLYQGRKTGTFGDLCTLSFYPPHHMTTGEGGAVLARDARMATVVESIRDWGRDCWCPSGKDNTCGKRFSWRLGDLPSGYDHKYTYSHLGYNLKLTDLQAAVGVAQLQKLEGFGRARRENWAFFREALAGLEEFFVLPEPTRGADPSWFGFLLTVREGAPFTREEVVRELEDRKIQTRMLFAGNLVRQPAITALAADAREVGAPAPFRVAGPLTQTDAIMSRSFWWGVYPGIGAAAREYIAETLTRFVRSR from the coding sequence ATGAGCGACCTCACCAAGCCGGGCAGCACCGAGCGCCAGCGCGCGCTCACCTCCGAGATCCTCGAGCGCGTCCGCGAGCTGGCCCAGCTCCGGCTCGAGTCGGAGCCGCCCTTCGTCGCCGGCGAGACGCCGGTCCGGTACGCCGGGCGCGTCTACGACGCCGCCGAGATGGTGAACCTCGTGGACAGCGCGCTCGAGTTCTGGCTCACGGCGGGGCGGTACGCGAAGCGGCTCGAGGCCGACCTCGCCGCCTTCTACGGCCTGCGGAGCGCCTCGCTCGTCAACTCCGGCTCGAGCGCCAACCTCCTCGCCTTCTCGGCGCTCACCAGCCCCGAGTGGAAGGAGCGGCGCATCCGCCCGGGCGACGAGGTGATCACCGTCGCCGCCGGCTTCCCCACCACCGTCGCGCCCATCCTGCAGTACGGCGCGGTCCCGGTCTTCGTGGACGTCTCGCTCCCGACCTACAACGTGGACGTGAGCCGGCTCGAGGACGCGCGGTCGCCCCGGACCAAGGCGGTGTTCCTGGCCCACACCCTCGGGAACCCGTTCGACCTCGAGGCCGTCACCGCCTTCTGCAAGAAGCACGGGCTGTGGCTGGTCGAGGACAACTGCGACGCGAACGGCTCGCTCTACCAGGGCCGGAAGACCGGCACCTTCGGCGACCTCTGCACGCTCAGCTTCTACCCGCCGCACCACATGACCACCGGCGAGGGCGGGGCGGTGCTCGCGCGGGACGCCCGGATGGCGACCGTGGTGGAGAGCATCCGCGACTGGGGTCGCGACTGCTGGTGCCCGTCCGGCAAGGACAACACCTGCGGCAAGCGGTTCTCCTGGCGGCTCGGCGACCTGCCGTCGGGCTACGACCACAAGTACACGTACAGTCACCTCGGCTACAACCTGAAGCTCACCGACCTGCAGGCCGCGGTGGGCGTGGCGCAGCTCCAGAAGCTCGAGGGCTTCGGCCGGGCGCGGCGCGAAAACTGGGCCTTCTTCCGCGAGGCGCTCGCCGGGCTGGAGGAGTTCTTCGTCCTCCCCGAGCCGACCCGCGGCGCCGACCCGAGCTGGTTCGGCTTCCTCCTCACGGTCCGCGAGGGCGCGCCCTTCACCCGCGAGGAGGTGGTGCGGGAGCTCGAGGACCGCAAGATCCAGACCCGCATGCTCTTCGCCGGGAACCTGGTGCGCCAGCCGGCCATCACCGCGCTCGCCGCCGACGCCCGCGAGGTGGGCGCGCCGGCGCCGTTCCGCGTGGCCGGTCCGCTCACCCAGACCGACGCCATCATGAGCCGCAGCTTCTGGTGGGGCGTCTACCCCGGCATCGGGGCCGCCGCCCGGGAGTACATCGCCGAGACGCTCACCCGGTTCGTCCGGTCGCGCTGA
- the rfbG gene encoding CDP-glucose 4,6-dehydratase — MTFDDLRQAYAGKRVLLTGHTGFKGGWLALWLESLGARVTGFALPPPTSPSFFEDCGVAQLCEHVLGDLRDPAAVREVVRRSRPEVVFHLAAQPLVRLSYESPVETFETNVMGTAHLLEALRLEQRPAAVVVVTSDKCYENREWAYGYREEDALGGHDPYSASKGAAEIVAASYRRSFFAPARLAEHGVALATARAGNVIGGGDWAADRIVPDAARALAAGVPIPVRNPASVRPWQHVLEPLGGYLLLGARLLGAPDEAARCCGPWNFGPAPESARPVRDVVEAAVRAWGSGSWQATPQVGAPHEAGLLRLAIEKAVSQLAWRPRWELEEAVGRTFAWYRARHEGAGPAAMRDLSLRQIGEYLSA, encoded by the coding sequence ATGACCTTCGACGATCTGCGCCAGGCCTACGCCGGGAAGCGCGTCCTCCTCACCGGCCACACCGGCTTCAAGGGCGGCTGGCTCGCGCTCTGGCTCGAGTCGCTGGGGGCCCGGGTGACCGGCTTCGCCCTCCCGCCGCCCACGAGCCCCTCCTTCTTCGAGGACTGCGGGGTGGCCCAGCTCTGCGAGCACGTCCTCGGGGACCTCCGCGACCCCGCGGCGGTCCGCGAGGTGGTGCGCCGGAGCCGCCCCGAGGTGGTCTTCCACCTCGCCGCCCAGCCGCTCGTCCGGCTCTCCTACGAGAGCCCCGTCGAGACGTTCGAGACCAACGTGATGGGCACCGCCCACCTCCTCGAGGCGCTGCGCCTCGAGCAGCGCCCGGCGGCGGTGGTCGTGGTCACGAGCGACAAGTGCTACGAGAACCGCGAGTGGGCCTACGGCTACCGCGAGGAGGACGCCCTCGGCGGCCACGACCCGTACTCGGCCAGCAAGGGCGCGGCGGAGATCGTGGCGGCGAGCTACCGGCGCAGCTTCTTCGCGCCGGCCCGCCTCGCCGAGCACGGGGTGGCGCTCGCGACCGCCCGCGCCGGCAACGTCATCGGCGGGGGCGACTGGGCCGCCGACCGGATCGTCCCCGACGCGGCGCGGGCCCTCGCCGCCGGCGTCCCCATCCCGGTCCGCAACCCCGCCTCGGTCCGGCCGTGGCAGCACGTGCTAGAGCCGCTCGGCGGCTACCTGCTCCTCGGCGCCCGCCTGCTCGGCGCGCCCGACGAGGCGGCCCGCTGCTGCGGCCCCTGGAACTTCGGCCCGGCGCCCGAGAGCGCGCGGCCGGTCCGCGACGTCGTCGAGGCCGCCGTCCGCGCCTGGGGCTCCGGGAGCTGGCAGGCCACCCCGCAGGTGGGCGCGCCGCACGAGGCCGGCCTGCTCCGGCTCGCGATCGAGAAGGCCGTCTCGCAGCTCGCCTGGCGCCCCCGCTGGGAGCTCGAGGAGGCCGTGGGCCGGACCTTCGCCTGGTACCGGGCGCGCCACGAGGGCGCCGGCCCCGCGGCGATGCGCGACCTCTCCCTCCGCCAGATCGGCGAGTACCTCTCCGCCTAG
- the dmpG gene encoding 4-hydroxy-2-oxovalerate aldolase, whose amino-acid sequence MSTILISDPSLRDGNHAVSHQLTAAQVAAYCAAADQAGIPIVEVGHGNGVGASSLQLGESACPDAEMLRVAREHLKRAKLGIHVIPGFATIERDLVPAIDAGVDLVRVASHCTEADITERHIGYARQRGRAVYGVLMMSHMAPVPVLVEEARKMQSYGAEALVFMDSSGHYLPEDVTERVEALRAGLSIPVGFHGHNNLGMAVANSIAAVRAGATILDGCARGFGAGAGNTQLEVLVAVLHRLGFETGIDLYKLLDAADLAEKQLMKVVPTISSTSIVSGLSGVFSAFSKPVDRAAKQFGVDPRDVFFELGRRRVVAGQEDLIIEVASDLARKSKGEAA is encoded by the coding sequence ATGTCCACCATCCTCATCAGCGACCCGTCGCTGCGCGACGGCAACCACGCGGTCTCGCACCAGCTCACCGCGGCCCAGGTGGCCGCCTACTGCGCCGCCGCCGACCAGGCCGGCATCCCCATCGTCGAGGTCGGGCACGGCAACGGCGTGGGCGCCTCGTCGCTGCAGCTCGGCGAGTCGGCCTGCCCCGACGCCGAGATGCTCCGGGTCGCGCGCGAGCACCTGAAGCGCGCCAAGCTCGGCATCCACGTCATCCCCGGCTTCGCCACCATCGAGCGCGACCTCGTCCCGGCGATCGACGCCGGCGTGGACCTGGTCCGCGTCGCCTCGCACTGCACCGAGGCCGACATCACCGAGCGCCACATCGGCTACGCCCGCCAGCGCGGCCGGGCGGTGTACGGCGTCCTGATGATGTCGCACATGGCGCCGGTCCCGGTCCTGGTGGAGGAGGCCAGGAAGATGCAGTCGTACGGCGCCGAGGCGCTCGTCTTCATGGACTCCTCCGGCCACTACCTCCCCGAGGACGTGACCGAGCGGGTCGAGGCGCTGCGCGCCGGGCTCTCCATCCCGGTCGGCTTCCACGGGCACAACAACCTCGGCATGGCGGTCGCGAACTCCATCGCCGCGGTCCGCGCGGGGGCCACCATCCTCGACGGCTGCGCGCGCGGGTTCGGCGCCGGCGCCGGGAACACCCAGCTCGAGGTGCTGGTGGCGGTGCTCCACCGGCTCGGGTTCGAGACCGGCATCGACCTCTACAAGCTGCTCGACGCCGCCGACCTCGCCGAGAAGCAGCTCATGAAGGTGGTGCCGACCATCTCCTCCACCAGCATCGTGAGCGGCCTCTCGGGCGTCTTCTCCGCCTTCTCCAAGCCGGTGGACCGGGCCGCGAAGCAGTTCGGCGTGGACCCGCGCGACGTGTTCTTCGAGCTCGGCCGGCGCCGGGTGGTCGCCGGGCAGGAGGACCTCATCATCGAGGTCGCGAGCGACCTCGCCCGCAAGAGCAAGGGGGAGGCGGCGTGA
- a CDS encoding D-glycero-alpha-D-manno-heptose-1,7-bisphosphate 7-phosphatase codes for MTRRAAFLDRDGVLIEEVHHLHRAEDVRLIPGAAAAVRRLRELGLAVVVVTNQSAVARGLCSEEELAGIHARLRELLRADGADWDDLLYCPHHPTEGVGRYRTACDCRKPSPGMLLEAARRHALDLGRSFLVGDKASDLEAARRVGCAAVLVRTGHGARQPPGTPSDAVVADLPAAAAWIGDRMVAP; via the coding sequence GTGACCCGCAGGGCCGCCTTCCTCGACCGCGACGGCGTGCTCATCGAGGAGGTGCACCACCTCCATCGGGCGGAGGACGTCCGGCTGATCCCGGGTGCCGCCGCGGCGGTGCGCCGCCTGCGGGAGCTCGGGCTCGCGGTGGTGGTCGTGACCAACCAGTCGGCGGTCGCGCGCGGGCTCTGCTCTGAGGAGGAGCTCGCCGGGATCCACGCCCGGCTCCGGGAGCTCCTGCGGGCCGACGGCGCCGACTGGGACGACCTGCTCTACTGCCCGCACCACCCGACCGAAGGTGTGGGCCGCTACCGGACCGCGTGCGACTGCCGCAAGCCCTCCCCCGGCATGCTGCTCGAGGCGGCGCGCCGGCACGCGCTCGACCTGGGCCGCTCCTTCCTGGTGGGCGACAAGGCCTCGGATCTGGAGGCGGCGCGCCGGGTGGGCTGCGCGGCGGTGCTGGTGCGGACCGGGCACGGCGCCCGGCAGCCACCCGGCACCCCGAGCGACGCCGTCGTCGCCGATCTGCCCGCCGCCGCGGCCTGGATCGGCGATCGGATGGTCGCGCCGTGA
- a CDS encoding glycosyltransferase family 2 protein: MNLERLLDRAFWAQDRLAYSLRRRGFAGTARFLAGRALRAERRAPPPLATQYPGWLEARAPRPADLARALDRLAWRPLVSIVSDAAPGSPLAQSLAAQGYPRYELAPSLAAAAGEVVGALRAGDRVRPGALLRLVARLEEGLELGYADHDEPGPAGRVPVLKPDWSPELREAVDYVGRAWLARRSFLAALGGDPTRSPGCRAPAGARIGRVPEVLFQLEDRSGPAAPGARPPELRGDPLVSIVIPTRDRVGLLRGAVASLEARTPRPRFELVLVDNGSADPEALRYLAELSGRGHRVVRRDAPFNWSELSNLGARAGRGELLLFLNNDVEALEPGWLAALAARAQDPEVGPVGARLLYPDGTVQHAGVIVGQGGTAGHPFRGALPDAPGPLFGPGVARDWSAVTGACLLVRREVFEALGGFDERLPVAYNDVDFCLRARERGLRVAYEPAATLLHREQASRARVDPWRDGVRFRRRWRAFLEAGDPYGHPGLDLTWPEGELVAQGAEDGGRDRPHPRRARGRMEGGEG, translated from the coding sequence ATGAACCTCGAGCGGCTCCTGGACCGGGCCTTCTGGGCCCAGGACCGGCTCGCCTACAGCCTGCGCCGCCGGGGGTTCGCGGGGACGGCCCGGTTCCTGGCCGGGCGGGCGCTGCGCGCGGAGCGGCGCGCGCCGCCTCCGCTGGCAACGCAGTACCCGGGCTGGCTCGAGGCGCGCGCGCCGCGGCCGGCCGACCTGGCGCGGGCGCTCGACCGGCTCGCCTGGCGCCCGCTGGTGTCGATCGTCTCCGACGCCGCGCCCGGCTCACCCCTGGCGCAGAGCCTCGCCGCGCAGGGGTATCCCCGGTACGAGCTCGCGCCGTCGCTCGCCGCCGCCGCGGGCGAGGTGGTGGGCGCCCTGCGCGCGGGCGACCGCGTCCGGCCCGGTGCGCTGCTCCGGCTCGTGGCCCGGCTGGAGGAGGGGCTCGAGCTCGGCTACGCCGACCACGACGAGCCCGGGCCGGCGGGGCGCGTGCCCGTGCTGAAGCCCGACTGGTCGCCGGAGCTCCGGGAGGCGGTGGACTACGTGGGCCGCGCCTGGCTGGCGCGCCGCAGCTTTCTCGCCGCGCTCGGCGGCGATCCCACGCGGTCGCCGGGCTGCCGCGCGCCAGCCGGTGCCCGCATCGGGCGCGTGCCGGAGGTGCTCTTCCAGCTCGAGGACCGGTCCGGGCCAGCCGCTCCCGGAGCGCGGCCGCCGGAGCTCCGGGGCGACCCGCTCGTCTCGATCGTCATCCCCACCCGCGACCGCGTCGGGCTCCTGCGCGGGGCGGTGGCGAGCCTGGAGGCCCGGACGCCGCGGCCCCGGTTCGAGCTCGTGCTCGTGGACAACGGCAGCGCCGATCCGGAGGCGCTCCGCTACCTGGCCGAGCTCTCCGGCCGCGGGCACCGGGTGGTCCGGCGCGACGCCCCGTTCAACTGGTCGGAGCTGAGCAACCTGGGGGCGCGCGCCGGGCGGGGCGAGCTCCTGCTCTTCCTCAACAACGACGTCGAGGCGCTCGAGCCGGGCTGGCTCGCGGCGCTGGCGGCCCGCGCGCAGGACCCGGAGGTCGGCCCCGTGGGCGCGCGCCTCCTCTATCCCGACGGCACCGTCCAGCACGCCGGCGTGATCGTGGGGCAGGGCGGGACCGCCGGCCACCCGTTCCGCGGCGCCCTGCCCGACGCGCCCGGGCCGCTCTTCGGCCCCGGCGTGGCGCGCGACTGGAGCGCGGTCACCGGGGCCTGCCTCCTGGTGCGCCGCGAGGTCTTCGAGGCGCTCGGCGGCTTCGACGAGCGGCTCCCGGTCGCCTACAACGACGTGGACTTCTGCCTGCGCGCCCGGGAGCGGGGGCTGCGGGTCGCCTACGAGCCCGCCGCCACGCTCCTGCACCGCGAGCAGGCCTCGCGGGCGCGGGTGGACCCGTGGCGCGACGGCGTTCGCTTCCGGCGGCGGTGGCGCGCGTTCCTCGAGGCGGGGGATCCGTACGGGCACCCCGGCCTGGACCTGACGTGGCCGGAGGGGGAGCTGGTGGCCCAGGGAGCGGAGGACGGGGGCCGGGACCGGCCTCATCCGAGGCGGGCGCGCGGCCGGATGGAGGGGGGGGAGGGATGA
- a CDS encoding glycosyltransferase family 2 protein yields the protein MPLITVVTPCYNEEANVEEVYRRVKAVMDGLPGYQYEHLFIDNASKDRTPDLLRALAAADPKVKVILNAGNFGHIRSPYHGMLQAEGDAVVSLVSDLQDPPEMIPELLRRWEAGAKIVAAVKRSTEEGFVMAQARKTFYRVLARISDAKLIRNFTGFGLYDKQVIQLLRGIDDPNPYFRGLISELGYEPALVPYDQPLRKKGKTKNNFFTLFDMAMLGLTKHSRAPLRIATLAGFGMAALSLLISLAYLVMKLVFWNEFQFGLAPLLIGIYFFGSVQIFFIGILGEYVGSIQTHVRHLPLVVERERLNFGPAGAREGGGVTSPPSPAASRAAPSR from the coding sequence ATGCCGCTCATCACCGTCGTCACCCCCTGCTACAACGAGGAAGCCAACGTGGAGGAGGTCTACCGCCGCGTGAAGGCGGTGATGGACGGGCTCCCGGGCTACCAGTACGAGCACCTCTTCATCGACAACGCCTCCAAGGACCGCACCCCGGACCTCCTGCGCGCGCTCGCCGCGGCCGATCCGAAGGTGAAGGTCATCCTCAACGCCGGCAACTTCGGCCACATCCGCTCGCCCTACCACGGCATGCTCCAGGCCGAGGGCGACGCGGTGGTCTCGCTCGTGTCCGACCTGCAGGATCCGCCGGAGATGATCCCGGAGCTCCTGCGCCGCTGGGAGGCGGGCGCGAAGATCGTCGCGGCCGTGAAGCGCTCGACGGAGGAGGGCTTCGTCATGGCCCAGGCGCGGAAGACCTTCTACCGCGTGCTGGCGCGCATCTCCGACGCCAAGCTCATCCGGAACTTCACCGGGTTCGGCCTCTACGACAAGCAGGTGATCCAGCTCCTGCGCGGCATCGACGATCCGAACCCCTACTTCCGCGGCCTCATCTCGGAGCTGGGCTACGAGCCGGCCCTCGTCCCCTACGATCAGCCGCTCCGCAAGAAGGGGAAGACCAAGAACAACTTCTTCACCCTCTTCGACATGGCGATGCTCGGGCTCACCAAGCACTCGCGCGCCCCGCTCCGGATCGCCACCCTGGCCGGCTTCGGCATGGCGGCGCTGAGCCTGCTCATCTCCCTCGCCTACCTGGTGATGAAGCTGGTCTTCTGGAACGAGTTCCAGTTCGGCCTCGCGCCGCTGCTCATCGGCATCTACTTCTTCGGCTCGGTCCAGATCTTCTTCATCGGGATCCTGGGCGAGTACGTCGGCTCGATCCAGACGCACGTGCGCCACCTGCCGCTCGTCGTCGAGCGGGAGCGGCTCAACTTCGGCCCGGCCGGCGCCCGCGAGGGCGGCGGGGTCACGTCCCCTCCATCTCCAGCGGCTTCGCGAGCGGCTCCATCTCGGTGA
- a CDS encoding nucleotidyltransferase family protein, whose amino-acid sequence MTLPAAVILAGGFGTRLPEVSATRPKPMADVGGRPFLELVVAHLRSCGVREVVFSTGYKSEVIEAHFGDGARFGVAARCVREPEPLGTAGALRLALPFLGDRALVLNGDTYVDVDVAAMLAAHLAAGAAATLAAVPREDASRFGRLVVEGDRLTGFEEKRPERAPGLINAGVYLLERRVIEAIPAGRAVSFERETLPGLLAAGAPVGVFRHAGAFEDIGIPESLAAFREWAASPARGS is encoded by the coding sequence GTGACGCTGCCCGCGGCGGTGATCCTGGCCGGAGGCTTCGGCACCCGGCTGCCGGAGGTCTCGGCCACGCGGCCGAAGCCCATGGCCGACGTCGGGGGGCGCCCGTTCCTCGAGCTCGTGGTGGCGCACCTGCGGTCCTGCGGGGTGCGCGAGGTGGTCTTCAGCACCGGCTACAAGTCGGAGGTGATCGAGGCGCACTTCGGCGACGGCGCCCGCTTCGGCGTGGCGGCCCGCTGCGTGCGCGAGCCCGAGCCGCTCGGGACCGCCGGCGCGCTGCGGCTCGCCCTCCCCTTCCTCGGCGACCGCGCCCTGGTGCTGAACGGCGACACCTACGTGGACGTGGACGTGGCGGCGATGCTGGCGGCGCACCTCGCCGCCGGGGCCGCCGCCACGCTCGCGGCGGTGCCGCGGGAGGACGCCTCGCGCTTCGGCCGGCTGGTGGTCGAGGGCGACCGGCTCACGGGCTTCGAGGAGAAGCGGCCGGAGCGGGCGCCGGGGCTCATCAACGCCGGCGTCTACCTGCTCGAGCGGCGGGTGATCGAGGCGATCCCGGCCGGCCGCGCCGTCTCCTTCGAGCGCGAGACCCTGCCCGGGCTGCTCGCCGCGGGCGCGCCGGTCGGCGTGTTCCGGCACGCGGGCGCCTTCGAGGACATCGGGATCCCGGAGAGCCTGGCGGCGTTCCGGGAGTGGGCGGCGAGTCCCGCTCGCGGGTCATGA
- a CDS encoding thiamine pyrophosphate-binding protein, translating to MAEYKVSDYVVDHLEAEGVTCAYELAGGMLAHLLDSFALRRTVRLVSMHHEQGAGFAAEGHARMTGVPGVALATSGPGATNLLTAMGSCYFDSTPAVFLTGQVNRHELKGDRPIRQLGFQETDIVAMARPISKGAWRAGAGEEVPGLLARAFELARGGRPGPVLLDLPMDVQRLTVEAPPPARRERPGPRPERVPASSVDDLLAALRRSERPLLLAGGGIRSGGAGALFARAAERLGIPVVHSLMGRDALPFEHPQSFGMIGSYGNRWANHALGECDLLLVVGSRLDIRQTGTDTEGLARRPIFQVDCDPGEMNNRVRGVHAVCADVKDFLAALLAAAPAPRPVPAWFAHLAELRARWPDEAELAGAPGLNPNRFLRRLGAASRAAAAFVVDVGQHQMWAGQSLAFAEGQRFLTSGGMGAMGFALPAAVGASFACPGRPILAVAGDGGFQLNVQELQTVATHRLPLKLVVLNNRCHGMVRQFQESYFEGRYQSTVDGYDAPDFARVAAAYGLPSRRLDGTLEQGEAARDAAAAEALAWLWSDPSSPALLEVLLPIGTNVYPKLAFGRPITEMEPLAKPLEMEGT from the coding sequence ATGGCCGAGTACAAGGTGTCCGACTACGTGGTGGACCACCTCGAGGCCGAGGGGGTCACCTGCGCCTACGAGCTCGCCGGCGGCATGCTGGCCCACCTGCTCGACTCGTTCGCCCTGCGCCGGACGGTGCGGCTCGTCAGCATGCACCACGAGCAGGGGGCGGGGTTCGCCGCCGAGGGGCACGCCCGGATGACCGGCGTGCCCGGGGTGGCGCTCGCCACGAGCGGCCCGGGCGCGACCAACCTCCTCACGGCGATGGGGAGCTGCTACTTCGACAGCACGCCGGCGGTCTTCCTCACCGGGCAGGTCAACCGGCACGAGCTCAAGGGCGACCGGCCCATCCGCCAGCTCGGGTTCCAGGAGACGGACATCGTCGCCATGGCCCGGCCCATCTCCAAGGGCGCCTGGCGCGCCGGCGCGGGCGAGGAGGTGCCGGGGCTGCTGGCGCGCGCCTTCGAGCTGGCCCGCGGCGGCCGGCCCGGGCCGGTGCTCCTCGACCTGCCCATGGACGTGCAGCGGCTCACCGTCGAGGCGCCGCCGCCCGCGCGCCGGGAGCGGCCGGGCCCGCGGCCGGAGCGGGTGCCCGCCTCGTCCGTGGACGACCTCCTCGCGGCGCTCCGCCGGAGCGAGCGGCCCCTGCTGCTCGCGGGCGGCGGGATCCGGAGCGGCGGCGCCGGCGCGCTCTTCGCCCGGGCGGCGGAGCGGCTCGGCATCCCGGTGGTCCACTCGCTCATGGGGCGCGACGCGCTCCCGTTCGAGCACCCGCAGAGCTTCGGGATGATCGGCTCGTACGGGAACCGCTGGGCCAACCACGCGCTCGGCGAGTGCGACCTCCTGCTCGTGGTGGGGAGCCGGCTCGACATCCGCCAGACCGGCACCGACACCGAGGGGCTCGCCCGGCGGCCCATCTTCCAGGTGGACTGCGATCCGGGGGAGATGAACAACCGGGTCCGCGGGGTCCACGCCGTCTGCGCCGACGTGAAGGACTTCCTGGCCGCCCTGCTCGCCGCGGCGCCCGCGCCGCGCCCGGTGCCCGCCTGGTTCGCCCACCTCGCGGAGCTGCGGGCGCGCTGGCCGGACGAGGCCGAGCTGGCCGGCGCCCCCGGCCTCAACCCGAACCGCTTCCTGCGCCGCCTCGGCGCGGCGAGCCGGGCCGCCGCCGCCTTCGTGGTGGACGTGGGGCAGCACCAGATGTGGGCCGGGCAGAGCCTCGCCTTCGCCGAGGGGCAGCGCTTCCTCACGAGCGGCGGCATGGGCGCCATGGGCTTCGCCCTGCCGGCCGCGGTGGGCGCGAGCTTCGCCTGCCCGGGCCGGCCGATCCTGGCCGTGGCGGGCGACGGCGGCTTTCAGCTCAACGTGCAGGAGCTCCAGACGGTGGCGACGCACCGCCTGCCGCTCAAGCTCGTCGTGCTGAACAACCGCTGCCACGGCATGGTCCGGCAGTTCCAGGAGAGCTACTTCGAGGGGCGCTACCAATCCACCGTGGACGGCTACGACGCTCCCGACTTCGCGCGGGTGGCGGCGGCCTACGGGCTCCCCTCGCGGCGGCTCGACGGGACCCTGGAGCAGGGCGAGGCGGCGCGCGACGCGGCGGCGGCCGAGGCGCTCGCCTGGCTCTGGTCGGACCCGTCCTCGCCGGCGCTGCTCGAGGTGCTCCTGCCGATCGGGACGAACGTCTACCCGAAGCTCGCCTTCGGCCGCCCCATCACCGAGATGGAGCCGCTCGCGAAGCCGCTGGAGATGGAGGGGACGTGA